The sequence below is a genomic window from Rhizobium gallicum bv. gallicum R602sp.
ACCGTCGGCTTTATCTATGAATGGAAGAAGGGAGCCCTGGAATGGCAGTGACGCCCTCAAGCAATCGCACGCTCGTTGCGCCACAGCCGAACGGGATCATCGATCCCGCCACCGGCAAGCCGATCGGCAGCAACGATGCGTTCTTCGGCGAGATCAACAACGAACTGGCCGACAAGGGTTTTCTCGTCACCTCGACCGACGAGCTGATCAACTGGGCGCGTACCGGCTCGCTAATGTGGATGACCTTCGGTCTCGCCTGCTGCGCCGTCGAGATGATGCAGCTGTCGATGCCGCGTTACGACGTCGAGCGTTTCGGCTTTGCGCCGCGCGCTTCGCCGCGCCAGTCGGACGTGATGATTGTTGCTGGCACCCTCACCAACAAGATGGCGCCCGCGCTCCGTAAGGTCTATGAC
It includes:
- a CDS encoding NuoB/complex I 20 kDa subunit family protein; this encodes MAVTPSSNRTLVAPQPNGIIDPATGKPIGSNDAFFGEINNELADKGFLVTSTDELINWARTGSLMWMTFGLACCAVEMMQLSMPRYDVERFGFAPRASPRQSDVMIVAGTLTNKMAPALRKVYDQMPEPRYVISMGSCANGGGYYHYSYSVVRGCDRVVPIDIYVPGCPPTAEALLYGVLLLQKKIRRTGTIER